One window from the genome of Anguilla rostrata isolate EN2019 chromosome 5, ASM1855537v3, whole genome shotgun sequence encodes:
- the LOC135254787 gene encoding BTB/POZ domain-containing protein KCTD8-like isoform X3 has protein sequence MALRESILPISEVSCPFPEVVELNVGGQVYVTKHSTLVSVPDTTLHAMFSRHPLKDLPRDSRGRFFIDRDGFLFRYVLDFLRDKQLVLPDHFPEKERLQREAEHFQLADLLKLLAPRVTKQGSMNDEGCQSDIEESSQSSDLARAAAAVAAADKRSGFITIGYRGSYTMVRDNQADAKFRRVARIMVCGRIALAKEVFGETLNESRDPDRPPEKYTSRFYLKFTYLEQAFDRLSEAGFHMVACNSTGTAAFINQYRDDKIWSSYTEYIFFRCQISHVLHPFSFLKIIHV, from the exons ATGGCTCTGAGGGAGAGCATCCTTCCCATTAGTGAGGTGTCCTGCCCCTTCCCGGAGGTGGTGGAGCTGAACGTGGGCGGCCAGGTGTACGTCACCAAGCACTCCACGCTGGTCAGCGTCCCCGACACCACCCTGCACGCCATGTTCTCCCGCCACCCGCTCAAGGACCTGCCGCGGGACAGCCGCGGGCGCTTCTTCATCGACCGCGACGGCTTCCTCTTCCGCTACGTGCTGGACTTCCTGCGGGACAAGCAGCTGGTGCTCCCGGACCACTTCCCCGAGAAGGAGAGGCTCCAGCGCGAGGCCGAGCACTTCCAGCTGGCCGACCTGCTCAAGCTGCTGGCCCCCCGGGTCACCAAGCAGGGCTCCATGAACGACGAGGGCTGCCAGAGCGACATCGAGGAGAGCTCCCAGAGCAGCGACCTggcccgcgccgccgccgccgtggccGCCGCGGACAAGCGCTCGGGATTTATCACCATCGGCTACCGCGGCTCCTACACCATGGTGCGCGACAACCAGGCCGACGCCAAGTTCCGGCGGGTGGCCCGCATCATGGTGTGCGGCCGCATCGCCCTGGCCAAGGAGGTGTTCGGGGAGACCCTGAACGAGAGCAGGGACCCCGACCGGCCCCCGGAGAAGTACACGTCGCGCTTCTACCTCAAGTTCACCTACCTGGAGCAGGCCTTCGACCGGCTCTCGGAGGCCGGCTTCCACATGGTGGCCTGCAACTCCACGGGCACGGCCGCCTTCATCAACCAGTACAGAGACGACAAGATATGGAGCAGCTACACCGAGTACATCTTTTTCA GGTGCCAGATTTCACATGTTCTACATCCATTTTCCTTTCTGAAGATCATCCACGTGTGA
- the LOC135254787 gene encoding BTB/POZ domain-containing protein KCTD8-like isoform X4, translating into MALRESILPISEVSCPFPEVVELNVGGQVYVTKHSTLVSVPDTTLHAMFSRHPLKDLPRDSRGRFFIDRDGFLFRYVLDFLRDKQLVLPDHFPEKERLQREAEHFQLADLLKLLAPRVTKQGSMNDEGCQSDIEESSQSSDLARAAAAVAAADKRSGFITIGYRGSYTMVRDNQADAKFRRVARIMVCGRIALAKEVFGETLNESRDPDRPPEKYTSRFYLKFTYLEQAFDRLSEAGFHMVACNSTGTAAFINQYRDDKIWSSYTEYIFFNSAS; encoded by the exons ATGGCTCTGAGGGAGAGCATCCTTCCCATTAGTGAGGTGTCCTGCCCCTTCCCGGAGGTGGTGGAGCTGAACGTGGGCGGCCAGGTGTACGTCACCAAGCACTCCACGCTGGTCAGCGTCCCCGACACCACCCTGCACGCCATGTTCTCCCGCCACCCGCTCAAGGACCTGCCGCGGGACAGCCGCGGGCGCTTCTTCATCGACCGCGACGGCTTCCTCTTCCGCTACGTGCTGGACTTCCTGCGGGACAAGCAGCTGGTGCTCCCGGACCACTTCCCCGAGAAGGAGAGGCTCCAGCGCGAGGCCGAGCACTTCCAGCTGGCCGACCTGCTCAAGCTGCTGGCCCCCCGGGTCACCAAGCAGGGCTCCATGAACGACGAGGGCTGCCAGAGCGACATCGAGGAGAGCTCCCAGAGCAGCGACCTggcccgcgccgccgccgccgtggccGCCGCGGACAAGCGCTCGGGATTTATCACCATCGGCTACCGCGGCTCCTACACCATGGTGCGCGACAACCAGGCCGACGCCAAGTTCCGGCGGGTGGCCCGCATCATGGTGTGCGGCCGCATCGCCCTGGCCAAGGAGGTGTTCGGGGAGACCCTGAACGAGAGCAGGGACCCCGACCGGCCCCCGGAGAAGTACACGTCGCGCTTCTACCTCAAGTTCACCTACCTGGAGCAGGCCTTCGACCGGCTCTCGGAGGCCGGCTTCCACATGGTGGCCTGCAACTCCACGGGCACGGCCGCCTTCATCAACCAGTACAGAGACGACAAGATATGGAGCAGCTACACCGAGTACATCTTTTTCA ACTCAGCATCCTAA
- the LOC135254787 gene encoding BTB/POZ domain-containing protein KCTD8-like isoform X5 yields the protein MALRESILPISEVSCPFPEVVELNVGGQVYVTKHSTLVSVPDTTLHAMFSRHPLKDLPRDSRGRFFIDRDGFLFRYVLDFLRDKQLVLPDHFPEKERLQREAEHFQLADLLKLLAPRVTKQGSMNDEGCQSDIEESSQSSDLARAAAAVAAADKRSGFITIGYRGSYTMVRDNQADAKFRRVARIMVCGRIALAKEVFGETLNESRDPDRPPEKYTSRFYLKFTYLEQAFDRLSEAGFHMVACNSTGTAAFINQYRDDKIWSSYTEYIFFKS from the coding sequence ATGGCTCTGAGGGAGAGCATCCTTCCCATTAGTGAGGTGTCCTGCCCCTTCCCGGAGGTGGTGGAGCTGAACGTGGGCGGCCAGGTGTACGTCACCAAGCACTCCACGCTGGTCAGCGTCCCCGACACCACCCTGCACGCCATGTTCTCCCGCCACCCGCTCAAGGACCTGCCGCGGGACAGCCGCGGGCGCTTCTTCATCGACCGCGACGGCTTCCTCTTCCGCTACGTGCTGGACTTCCTGCGGGACAAGCAGCTGGTGCTCCCGGACCACTTCCCCGAGAAGGAGAGGCTCCAGCGCGAGGCCGAGCACTTCCAGCTGGCCGACCTGCTCAAGCTGCTGGCCCCCCGGGTCACCAAGCAGGGCTCCATGAACGACGAGGGCTGCCAGAGCGACATCGAGGAGAGCTCCCAGAGCAGCGACCTggcccgcgccgccgccgccgtggccGCCGCGGACAAGCGCTCGGGATTTATCACCATCGGCTACCGCGGCTCCTACACCATGGTGCGCGACAACCAGGCCGACGCCAAGTTCCGGCGGGTGGCCCGCATCATGGTGTGCGGCCGCATCGCCCTGGCCAAGGAGGTGTTCGGGGAGACCCTGAACGAGAGCAGGGACCCCGACCGGCCCCCGGAGAAGTACACGTCGCGCTTCTACCTCAAGTTCACCTACCTGGAGCAGGCCTTCGACCGGCTCTCGGAGGCCGGCTTCCACATGGTGGCCTGCAACTCCACGGGCACGGCCGCCTTCATCAACCAGTACAGAGACGACAAGATATGGAGCAGCTACACCGAGTACATCTTTTTCA